From Erigeron canadensis isolate Cc75 chromosome 8, C_canadensis_v1, whole genome shotgun sequence, one genomic window encodes:
- the LOC122579847 gene encoding suppressor of Mek1-like, which produces MSATAITLSTAEKPIRRFPPPCWTQEEALSLIQAYRDRWYALRRGYLRTADWDAVAEDVGRLYPANPPKTSAQCRHKIEKLRQRYRAEKQRALSFPGGQFVSTWFYFEAMDSMEKNGNGSNPGEENGMDSGLNPGRGIRFKPVPVSVDHSLVTIASRSNNNNNNNNNNFRASNNSYVVQEDDDIDIDDEIEHGYYIQPPPISSKNLGKSHKLPSVNYQDFDGARARKFSKTGSNSTHSYWNENVDVNDDDDDGLEEDEVWVKMPKDRNSASKDKYGDRGYRYVGGESEKRGVKRENDSIGQIVASIKDLADGFVNMEKMKMEMVREIEKMRMDAEMKRNELLLQSQKQIVEAFVKGLAENKKQEQQ; this is translated from the coding sequence ATGTCGGCCACCGCGATCACACTATCTACAGCCGAAAAACCCATCCGGAGATTCCCGCCACCATGCTGGACACAAGAAGAAGCCTTATCATTGATCCAAGCTTACCGTGACCGATGGTACGCTCTCCGCCGTGGCTACCTCCGTACAGCCGACTGGGACGCCGTCGCTGAAGACGTCGGACGTCTCTACCCCGCCAACCCACCCAAAACCTCCGCACAGTGCCGACACAAGATCGAGAAACTCCGGCAACGGTACCGGGCTGAGAAACAGCGCGCGCTTTCTTTCCCCGGTGGTCAGTTTGTATCTACGTGGTTTTACTTTGAAGCTATGGATTCCATGGAGAAAAATGGTAATGGATCTAACCCTGGTGAGGAAAACGGTATGGATTCGGGTTTGAATCCGGGTCGTGGGATCCGGTTTAAACCGGTACCGGTATCTGTTGATCATAGTTTGGTGACTATTGCTTCTAggtctaataataataataataataataataataattttagagCTAGTAATAATAGTTATGTTGTACAAGAAGAtgatgatattgatattgatgatgaaattgaacatgGATATTATATCCAACCGCCGCCTATTAGTAGTAAAAATCTAGGTAAATCACACAAGTTACCCTCAGTAAATTATCAAGATTTTGATGGGGCTAGAGCTAGGAAGTTTAGTAAGACGGGTTCTAACTCGACTCATAGTTATTGGAATGAGAATGTGGATGTAaacgacgacgacgacgatgGGCTTGAAGAAGACGAGGTTTGGGTGAAGATGCCTAAAGATAGGAATTCGGCTTCAAAAGACAAGTATGGCGATAGGGGTTATCGGTACGTTGGTGGTGAAAGTGAGAAAAGAGGGGTGAAGAGAGAAAATGATTCAATAGGGCAAATTGTGGCATCGATTAAGGATTTGGCTGATGGTTTTGTGAatatggagaagatgaagatggaaATGGTTCGTGAAATTGAGAAAATGCGAATGGATGCTGAGATGAAACGGAATGAGCTCTTGCTTCAGTCGCAGAAACAGATTGTTGAGGCTTTCGTTAAAGGATTAGCTGAGAATAAGAAACAAGAACAACAATGA